The genomic interval tttaaataaggTATCTGATGCAGATGCTCTTAACCCCAATGACATCTGTATTACAGATGTTCTTAGCTTTGTAATctatattataaaaatttattaatttttataattatgatTACATTTCATTAtattgtaattttaaaattatattaaataaaataattaattttataatataatcttgattatattacTGATTACTCTAATTCCGATTGATTGATTATGAGAAAAGAAGATGGGCCCCGTTAGGGTGCAACGGAAAAATATTTTGGTAATTACAGGTATTTATGGATCGATTTTTACCTGCGGggtatttgaattaattttttttaagtcggAAGGCCATACTAGAACTCTGACTACAAAGAATGGAACCGTTCGCACTAATGAATTTACCCAAGTGAAAAACAACCGAAATGCGTTGGGCGTTCCATCACTTCTTCCTCGTTATCTTATCCTCAAAAGTAGCGACTACCACTTTCGGCAACTTAATTTGTCTCTTTCGCCATTAATTTTTGCCTTCttagcttcttctccttctttgctccCTGTAACTCAAAGTAAACGATCGGAGCACTGTTGAAAAAGAAAAATGCAGCGTCCGCTCCCCACAGTCGTTCGCTTTATGCCCTTTCCTACTCCTTCCTCGTCTCCGATTAAAGTTGATGACGAAGCAGCCATCTGAGTCCAAAAAAGCATGCTCCAACTGCTGCTGCCGACGTACGCGATCCGATCATATGAATCACTACCAGAAGAACAGTACTGCGCGAATCATTGTGTTTTTGTTCCCTCAGTCATTCATTTTCTTAACGATGACTGTATACATGATCAACAAGACTTGATCACTTTTCGCTGGCAGAGAATAAGTTCTGGTGAATTAAAAATATGTGCAATGATAAGCATTGGTGAGAATGTTTTAGCTTTTATAAGAATTTTGTCAGTGATCTTTTAGTACATTCCCATGGAGCCATTAGCCTGCAAATTTTCTTTCCTCCAGGCATCCTCCATTCAGATCTCCATCAACGATCGCATACTTTAGTTAATAAAATACAAGCCTTTGGAAAAGGGAGGAAGAAACTCGATGTGAACGCTCATGAATGTTTGTCTACAAAGTCATCCAAAGTTAATGCGTCCATCCTTGTCACTTTATGAATAAGCCGAAGAGGATTAAACAAAGGGGACTTTCGGACATGCTCAGTTGCTGACAGCAACAGAATTTTATCATGAACGGTGACAATATAAAGCTATTGAAGTATAAACTCGACTCGCAATTTTGTGTGTGAATAGTCAAACGGAAAAGAGACCACAAATTCTTTAAATGTTTGGAATAACTTCATGCATACAAAGACAATCTCAACCTTTGCTTGCTTCATTGCTTCTCCTTCCTTCCTCTATAAATAGACATCTCGTCTCTGCTCTTCCACTCTACTCTCTGATAAGTTCCACCTATCTGATAAGTCCTCTCGGTTTTGGCATCCCATTGAACTTGTAGCTTGAAATAGAAAACCGTCTGTTGCAGATTTCTAAGAACAATTATCAGAGGTTTATGAGAAGATCAATGATTTTGACCTATAAGAGTTCTACACTTTGGAAGCTGTGTTCAGAGAAAAGGTTTTATTTTTGGATATTCAACACTTTAAATAGGTACACTTCGTCAAGGGCGATCCGGCTTCCATGTTTTTGAGGGAAGCAAATCTTCGTTTTCTGATCAATTTTATCATATAATCGAATTTTTAAAGAGTGCTTTGTTTTATCATCTTCATAACTGCACAAAATGAGTTCTATGCTGCTGCCACCCGGTTTTCGATTCCATCCAACCGACGAAGAGTTGATCGATTACTATCTGAAGAGGAAAGTGAATGGGCTTAAGATCGAGCTTGAAGTTATTCCAGTGATTGATTTATGCAAGTTTGATCCATGGGAGCTACCAGGTAATTTACTGATGACTGCATGCTTTCACTCGGGTTGTTTCAATTTCAGTGTGCTTGATTTCATCATTTTCAGATAAATCGTTTCTCCCTAGAAAAGACATGGAATGGTTCTTCTTTTATCCACACAACCGCAAATACCCAAATggttcccgcaccaacagagctACAGTTTCTGGGTACTGGAAGGCCACTGGGAAAGACAGAAAGATAAGCTGCGAATCTTGTGTGTTTGGGCTGAGGAAGACTCTTGTTTTCTATCTGGGGCGAGCTCCCGGGGGAGAAAGAACTGACTGGATCATGCACGAGCACCGCCTTTGCGAAGATCTTCCCAATGGAACTACTAACTTTGTGGTAAAACACTGAATAAGATATCGCATGATTCTTGCAGTCGCTAATTGTTCTCATCTTACTAGGGAGATTTTGCCTTGTGCCGGGTGATGAAGAGAAATGGAAGATGCAACTCTCCTGCCATGTACTCCGACTTCAAACACAAAAGAAACTTGGAAGAGGTTTATGATTGCACGGAAGAGAGCTCATCTCTTGATCCTTTTCAGAGAAGCAGTGGAACAGTTTCTTGTCTCAAATCGCCAAGCTTTTGTGATCAGTTCCAGAGTCCACGAGCAGCAGGCCCATCATTTAATCAGCTCGCAGTTCCATCTCAAATCGATCACATAGATGGAGCTTTATTTCCCGGTGACCATGGCGCCAAATATTTGCCATGTTTCACGAGTTGGGAAGACATCACCTTTCAGAGCCTCAGATTGGATTCAGCAAACTATCTGAGTGCATCGTCCAGTGGAATTGGTATTAAGTCCATATCGTCTTTCTTCATTTAATAGTGTTTATCAGTTGGAAATGGTTTTTCTAGTTGCTGATATCCTCTGAAAACAGGTGCTGAAGCCTCCGATGGAACAGTGACCCCGATTTGTAGGCAGGCAAGTGGAGAAGAAACCAACTTATGGTTCTCGGAAGAGAACGTGATGATGGTGATCTGATGGAAAAACTGGAGAAGACAAAATATTTGTATGAAgtatataataatattaacacCCATAAGGTTGCAATAGAATCTCCATAGACAACTTGTTGTAATGCCTCTCTAGAAGGAATTGTGAGACTATTGAGTAAAGGTGGAATTACACTGAGCATTAACTCTGTCTTGTTGAAGAATGGTCTCTCGATGTAGTTTTTCGTCTATTATTAGTAGCTTTGGGCATCTTCAATTATCAGAGATctaaatgttttttttataataatttttaatatatcacatcaatatcatattaaaaatataaaaacttacTACTCCTTctactattaaaaaaaatctatctataattttataattttgttatGAACCATATTATCAAGTAGCACATCTTTATTTTAAATGATCTCATCCACATTactaattttgtaaaaaataagtttaaaattttactactattgttaagtaaaaaataagtttaaaattttactacTATTGTTAAAATAAAACATCAAACCTAGCATccataataattcaaattttttcaTTTTACAAACTTTTCAAAGTCTTACGTTATATTGAAGATGCCCTCAGTGCGGCAAGATTATAGGTTTACTGACGTGGATCACTATTACTAGTTAATTGAAAATATTAGCTCTGGAGCTATGGTACTATGGTACAATATTCAGGTTGTCACTTAAGTATATGTGATTCAATCTTCAATTATgacattttataaaaaaatttcctccAAATAGGACGTGCAACCAATGGATGATGGGCTTGTGAGCTGCCCACTGCACCCTTCCCAAGTTACTCGGTGGTCGATGAAAAAAATCAATGGGACTAAGTTAGTCATTTCAGAACTAGTCAATAAGGCTAATTGGATTTATCattatttttagttaattaaaaatattaagaaTAAATTTGGGTCAAACTAGAATGGAGTTAGGGCAATTGAAAATATCAACCGGTACATATAGTCATACTTGCAATGATTtgagttgattaaaattaaataaaatagatgTGTGATGTATATCCAAGTTAATACTTAATTTTGTTTATAGAtgtgtgaaaatatttttgtgtttatttttttttcttttctttttttgaaaTGTTTCTACATTGGTGGTATCTCATTGCAACCACCTAGAAGGGTTGAGATGACGAAttatatagttcttgtaccttTTTGGGTTGGCTGATGCATTCCTTCGAGTTACTATCATTGACGTACGATCATCCATTTATCTAGACACCCCTAAGagcatctataatataaatattaaagGGTGTTATAACAACCCTCTTACTGTTAAAAGTATTAGGAAGgggggtgttataacaccctTTGCTTGAACGCATTCAAGACTTTGAACATGTTCAAGCTGTAGAAGGTAATACCGTTTTGCCATAACGATTCATCCCATCAAATGAGTACATATACAAGAGAGTTTCTTGTCTTACaagaaataatattatattatattctaAATTATCTAAAATATAATATTCTAGATTATACACAGCTTCTATAATTTGAATATACAGCTTGCACTTTCTATATTCTATACTCCCCCTCAAGTTGGTGCATAGATGTCTATCATGCCCAACTTGTCAACTGAACTGTCAAACACTTTTTAAGATACCCTTTTAGTGAGAACATCAGCTAATTGCTCCTTTGAAATTACGAATGGAAAACAAATAGCTTTTTTGTCAAGATTTTCTTTAATAAAATGGCAGTCAACCTACACATGCTTTGTTCGATCATGCTGAACTGGGGGGTATGTGCAATTTGAATAGCAGCTGTATTATCACAATTTAGATCCATAGACCTTTGAAGCTTAAAACTCAATTCCTTCAGGACATTACGAATCCACAACATTTCACAAACTCCATGAGTCATACCTCGAAATTCGGCTTTTGCACTTGATCTAgcaacaattttttattttactacgcCAAGTTACAAGGTTCCCATCCACAAAAGTGAAGTAACCTGATATAGAGCATCTATCAGTTTTATCACCGACCCAATCTGCATCTATGTACCAACAACTTCCAATGTATCATTTTTTTCTAAATAATAATCCTTTACCAGGTTCCATCTTCAGATATCTCAAGATACGAAAGACTACATCCATATGCTCTTCACTCGGACAATGCATAAACTGACTAACAACACTTACAGCGTAAgcaatatcaggtctcgtatgaGAAAGATAAATTAACCTTCCTACAAGATGTTGATACCTCCCTTTATCGGTAGGAACTTGATCAGGGAGAATAGTGAGTCCATGATTCACCTCAATAAGCGTCTCCATCGGCTTGCAGTCTAACATCCTTGTTTCAGTGTGCAGATCAAGAACATACTTCCTTTGTGAAAGTGAAATTCCTTCAATCGACCTTGCAACTTCAATACCCAGAAAATACTTCAATTGTCCGAGATCATTCATTTCAAATTATTtcgacaatttttttttcaaatcatttaTTTCTTTTGAATCATCTCCTGTAacaatcatgtcatcaacatacacAATTAGAGTTGTAATCTTACCattcttgtgtttgataaacaagGTATTGTGAGAATTGCTTTATTTGTACCCAAAGGCTCTCATGGACTTCGAAAATCTTCCAAACCAAGCTCTGGGAGACTGTTTCAGGCCATGCAAGGACTTCTTCAATTTACACACCTTACCAACTTCTCTTGTCTTATTCTTCATGCCAGGGGGTACATCCATATATACTTCTTCCTCCAAATCTCCATTGAGAAATGCATTCTTCACATCAAGCTGGTGCAAAGGCCAATCTTTTATTTGCTGCAAGTGAAATTAAAATTTGGACAGTATTGATTTTCACTACAGGTGcgaaagtctcctcataatcaattccatAGCGCTGTGTATACCCCTTGGCAACCAATCTTGCTTTGTATCTATCAATTGTTCCATCTGCATAAAGCTTCACATTAAACACCCAATGACATCCTACAGTCTTCTTTCCAACAGGCTTACCTACTACCTCCCATGTAACATTCCTTTGAAGAGCCTCTAATTTTTCATTCATTGTTGTTGTTCATTTTGGATCCTTCAATGCATCATGCACGTTACTAGGAATAGATACAGTAGATAATTGATTAATAACAAGTGCATGTGACTTAGAAAGTCTATGGTGAGATATAAAGTTAGCTATAGGGTATTTAGCTTGGGCTTTGGTGTCTGGTTCATATTACTTTTTAGGAACTCCCTTAGTAACCCTTTGTGATTTCCTAGGTTCAACACTTTCTAACCTAGAAGACTTATTAAAGATTAAAGGTTCCTGAGGTGGATAATTCTGAGTAAGATTTTCAGTTATTGATGTAGAAGGGGGGATGTCATGAGTTTCAAATATATCCTGATCATTTGTTTCTGTCTCATGAGGGAATTGATTGTCAGGAACCAAGTGATCGATTGTCTGCTCATTGGACTTATTTATCTCTCGAGATAAGTTATTCTCTACTGCTACTAGAACAGTCTTAGCTATTGCAGGAACTTCAAATTATTCCTCCAAGTATTCCAATTCTTCAAAGACATCAATATTATAAATATGACAATGATTCCCTTCACTACCGCCCTCCCCTTGAAGAGAAGACTTGGAAACTCCCCTGCGTAATATGACTCAGATTCATGAAACGAGACATCAAGAGAGATGTGCATTTTGTCAGTGAGTGGATTGTAACATCTGTACCCTTTTTGGAACTCTACATAACCCACAAAAATACATTTCTTCGCACAAGGATCAAGCTTACTTCGTTGTGATTTTGGTATGTGTACATAAGCGGTGCACCCAAACACTCGAGGCTCCAAATTAGGCATAAAAGGGATGGTCAAAAGTGTATGAAGCTTCTGATGAGGATTCTTGAACTCAATTACTCGTGAGGGAGGTACAGTTAATAACATATGCCGCTGATTTCACTACTTCACCCCAATACTATCGAGGTACATTCATACCAAACAGGGAAGCACGAACAACTTCTAACAATTGTCTGTTCTTTCGTTCCGCTAAACCATTCTATTGAGGAGTACCATAATTGAAGGTTTGATGACGAATTCCATTCGATCAACAAAACTCAGTCATAAGGCTATTCACAAACTCTCCACCATTGTCAGATTGAAAAACTCTGATGAATTGTTGGTACTATGTCGCCACCATCTTGTAAAACTCAGTAAATATCTCAAATACATCACTCTTACGTTTAAGTAATGACACCCAGGTCATGCAagtaaaattatcaataaatgtTACATAATACTAAGCtccaaaaaatgaaaaaaattttgCAGGTCCCCAAACATCAAAGTGAATTTTCATAAATGGAATAG from Zingiber officinale cultivar Zhangliang chromosome 6B, Zo_v1.1, whole genome shotgun sequence carries:
- the LOC121990631 gene encoding NAC domain-containing protein 71-like isoform X2; this encodes MSSMLLPPGFRFHPTDEELIDYYLKRKVNGLKIELEVIPVIDLCKFDPWELPDKSFLPRKDMEWFFFYPHNRKYPNGSRTNRATVSGYWKATGKDRKISCESCVFGLRKTLVFYLGRAPGGERTDWIMHEHRLCEDLPNGTTNFVGDFALCRVMKRNGRCNSPAMYSDFKHKRNLEEVYDCTEESSSLDPFQRSSGTVSCLKSPSFCDQFQSPRAAGPSFNQLAVPSQIDHIDGALFPGDHGAKYLPCFTSWEDITFQSLRLDSANYLSASSSGIGAEASDGTVTPICRQASGEETNLWFSEENVMMVI
- the LOC121990631 gene encoding NAC domain-containing protein 71-like isoform X1, translating into MRRSMILTYKSSTLWKLCSEKRFYFWIFNTLNSSMLLPPGFRFHPTDEELIDYYLKRKVNGLKIELEVIPVIDLCKFDPWELPDKSFLPRKDMEWFFFYPHNRKYPNGSRTNRATVSGYWKATGKDRKISCESCVFGLRKTLVFYLGRAPGGERTDWIMHEHRLCEDLPNGTTNFVGDFALCRVMKRNGRCNSPAMYSDFKHKRNLEEVYDCTEESSSLDPFQRSSGTVSCLKSPSFCDQFQSPRAAGPSFNQLAVPSQIDHIDGALFPGDHGAKYLPCFTSWEDITFQSLRLDSANYLSASSSGIGAEASDGTVTPICRQASGEETNLWFSEENVMMVI